Proteins from a genomic interval of Aquabacterium sp. J223:
- a CDS encoding VOC family protein, translated as MLHALDHFTIRSGDLDRTQAFYGSLLGLHAGPRPPFAVPGRWLYAQGRPLVHVLDASGSAPAGRIDHVALRARGRAALEERLRRSGVPHRLRALPDGSALQLFVEDPDGALLELVFHARVDR; from the coding sequence ATGCTGCACGCGCTCGACCACTTCACCATCCGCTCCGGCGACCTGGACCGCACGCAGGCCTTCTACGGCAGCCTGCTCGGCCTGCACGCCGGCCCCCGCCCACCCTTCGCCGTGCCCGGGCGATGGCTGTACGCCCAGGGCCGGCCGCTGGTCCACGTGCTGGACGCCAGCGGCAGCGCGCCGGCCGGCCGGATCGACCATGTGGCGCTGCGGGCGCGCGGACGGGCGGCGCTGGAGGAGCGGCTGCGCCGCAGCGGCGTGCCCCACCGGCTGCGCGCCCTGCCCGACGGCTCGGCCCTCCAGCTCTTCGTCGAGGACCCCGACGGTGCCCTGCTGGAGCTTGTCTTTCACGCCCGGGTGGACCGCTGA
- the mdoH gene encoding glucans biosynthesis glucosyltransferase MdoH, whose product MASSPLPHSAPQPLPAAAEAETPLAPPLQRGHMTPAPWFGFWRGLALGLLGPLLGSRYRPATTSGPRPAWQRAAERRRLALLALVAISAGGALWALGPLPEEAGAGAYVERTLFTLLFAWVSAGCVTAVMGFVVMLRGDRHGLYAAGLPRTPLPVDARTALLMPICNEDVATVFGGLRATCESLHATGQSHAFDVFVLSDTRDPALQAAELRAVAALRDAMASLGDTAPHVHYRHRRLRTKRKAGNVADWCRRWGRAYRYMVVMDADSVMTGDSLVTLVRAMESRPTAGILQTAPQPCGTDTLHARAQAFVSRVTGRLFTAGLAYWQLGESHYWGHNAILRVAPFMQHCALAKLPGRGGLAGEILSHDFVEAALIRRAGYEVWLVPDIDGSYEQLPPNLADELQRDRRWCQGNLQNARLIAEPGFARVHRTMFVTGALSYLASPLWLGFVLLGLAGLGGGEASGDTLRVGPAGAPWILWALTLGLLVLPRLLGLLTVIGRGEAARFGGVGALARGALFELGLSALQAPVRMVAHSLFVLGALTGLKLEWKSPPRDAAALGWRDAFSRFGLPTLAVVGTAAAASQLGQGDPLQALPLAVPLLLAVPLAVWSSRAAVGLGLRRQGLLLVPEESAPALPLQHARHYAALPWAEGSAAVRRARTPLPLSGGAAGMAMATASRRWADAARRSPVWARALVACAVVLAPTQLLTPQLFVVPGVPPIANADAWRQLQLERFERLQAESSTSPRLQRASYGNARETSAATRAAGRGGKATTRRDSPLRT is encoded by the coding sequence CAACGGGCCGCCGAGCGACGCCGGCTGGCGCTGCTCGCCCTGGTCGCCATCAGCGCCGGCGGCGCGCTCTGGGCCCTCGGTCCGCTGCCCGAGGAGGCAGGGGCCGGCGCCTATGTGGAGCGCACGCTGTTCACGCTGCTCTTCGCCTGGGTCTCGGCCGGCTGCGTCACCGCGGTGATGGGCTTCGTGGTGATGCTGCGCGGCGACCGCCACGGCCTGTACGCCGCCGGCCTGCCCCGCACGCCGCTGCCGGTGGACGCCCGCACCGCGCTGCTGATGCCCATCTGCAACGAGGACGTCGCGACCGTCTTTGGCGGCCTGCGCGCGACCTGCGAGTCGCTGCACGCCACCGGCCAGTCGCACGCCTTCGACGTGTTCGTGCTGTCCGACACCCGCGACCCGGCATTGCAGGCGGCCGAGCTGCGCGCGGTGGCGGCCCTGCGCGACGCCATGGCGTCGCTCGGCGACACCGCACCGCACGTTCACTACCGCCACCGCCGGCTGCGCACCAAGCGCAAGGCCGGCAACGTGGCCGACTGGTGCCGCCGCTGGGGCCGCGCCTACCGCTACATGGTGGTCATGGACGCCGACAGCGTGATGACCGGCGACAGCCTGGTCACGCTGGTGCGCGCGATGGAATCGCGCCCCACCGCCGGCATCCTGCAGACCGCGCCGCAGCCCTGCGGCACCGACACCCTTCACGCCCGCGCCCAGGCCTTCGTCAGCCGCGTGACGGGCCGGCTGTTCACCGCCGGCCTGGCCTACTGGCAGCTGGGCGAGAGCCACTACTGGGGCCACAACGCCATCCTGCGCGTCGCCCCGTTCATGCAGCACTGCGCGCTGGCCAAGCTGCCCGGCCGGGGCGGCCTGGCCGGCGAGATCCTGTCGCACGACTTCGTCGAGGCGGCGCTGATCCGCCGTGCCGGCTACGAGGTCTGGCTGGTGCCGGACATCGACGGCAGCTACGAGCAGCTGCCGCCCAACCTGGCCGACGAGCTGCAGCGCGACCGCCGCTGGTGCCAGGGGAACCTGCAGAACGCCCGGCTGATCGCCGAGCCCGGTTTCGCCCGCGTGCACCGCACGATGTTCGTCACCGGTGCGCTGTCGTACCTCGCGTCGCCGCTGTGGCTGGGCTTCGTGCTGCTCGGCCTGGCCGGCCTGGGCGGCGGCGAGGCGTCCGGCGACACCCTTCGGGTCGGCCCCGCCGGGGCGCCCTGGATCCTCTGGGCGCTGACGCTCGGCCTGCTCGTGCTGCCGCGGCTGCTCGGGCTGCTGACCGTCATCGGCCGCGGCGAAGCCGCCCGCTTCGGCGGCGTGGGCGCGCTGGCCCGCGGCGCGCTGTTCGAACTCGGCCTGTCGGCCCTGCAGGCGCCGGTGCGCATGGTGGCGCACAGCCTGTTCGTGCTGGGCGCGCTGACCGGGCTCAAGCTGGAATGGAAGTCGCCCCCGCGCGATGCCGCGGCGCTCGGCTGGCGCGACGCGTTCTCGCGCTTCGGACTGCCCACGCTCGCCGTGGTCGGCACCGCCGCGGCCGCCAGCCAGCTCGGCCAAGGCGACCCGCTGCAGGCGCTGCCGCTGGCCGTGCCGCTGCTGCTGGCGGTGCCGCTGGCCGTCTGGTCCAGCCGCGCCGCCGTCGGCCTGGGACTGCGCCGCCAGGGCCTGCTGCTGGTGCCCGAGGAATCGGCGCCCGCGCTGCCGCTGCAGCACGCCCGCCACTATGCCGCGCTGCCGTGGGCGGAAGGCAGCGCCGCGGTCCGCCGCGCGCGCACGCCGTTGCCCCTGTCCGGCGGCGCTGCGGGAATGGCCATGGCGACGGCGTCCCGCCGATGGGCCGACGCCGCCCGCCGCAGCCCGGTGTGGGCGCGCGCGCTGGTCGCCTGTGCGGTGGTGCTGGCCCCCACACAGTTGCTGACGCCGCAGCTCTTCGTCGTGCCCGGCGTGCCGCCGATCGCCAACGCCGACGCCTGGCGCCAGCTGCAGCTGGAGCGGTTCGAGCGCCTGCAGGCCGAGTCGTCGACCTCGCCGCGCCTGCAGCGCGCGAGTTACGGCAACGCGCGCGAGACCTCGGCCGCCACCCGCGCCGCCGGCCGCGGCGGCAAGGCGACCACGCGCCGCGACAGCCCGCTGCGCACCTGA
- a CDS encoding Bug family tripartite tricarboxylate transporter substrate binding protein — protein sequence MRAIAEGLAGELGRTIVVENRGGAGGLTAASHVGRSPADDGSLLLYGNQGQVLIARHLLPGNDTDPQALLVPVALTVRTQFLLVVPADSPFKSVADVAAAARARPLQFGVPGIGTPPHLATLLLGEATGSKPQVVPYQGSAPALVDLIAGRLDASFDNVASSLEHVRAGRLRALGISSRTRSPAVPEVPPIADGGVEGYAFQAWQGLFAPKATTERTLQALEDATLRSLRSHTVRQRLEGLGLEVAAQGRAEFQALIAQESRFWEAMVRKGLFKTG from the coding sequence GTGCGCGCGATCGCCGAGGGCCTGGCCGGCGAGCTGGGCCGCACCATCGTGGTGGAGAACCGTGGCGGTGCCGGCGGGCTGACCGCGGCGTCGCACGTCGGCCGCTCACCGGCCGACGACGGCTCGCTGCTGCTCTACGGCAACCAGGGCCAGGTGCTGATCGCGCGCCACCTGCTGCCCGGCAACGACACCGATCCGCAGGCGCTGTTGGTGCCGGTCGCGCTCACCGTGCGCACCCAGTTCCTCCTCGTGGTGCCGGCCGACTCGCCGTTCAAGAGCGTGGCCGACGTCGCCGCCGCTGCACGGGCCCGCCCGCTGCAGTTCGGCGTCCCCGGCATCGGCACGCCGCCGCACCTGGCCACGCTGCTGCTCGGCGAGGCCACCGGGTCGAAGCCCCAGGTGGTGCCGTACCAGGGCTCCGCTCCGGCGCTGGTCGACCTGATCGCCGGCCGGCTGGACGCGTCGTTCGACAACGTGGCCTCCAGCCTGGAGCATGTGCGCGCCGGCCGCCTGCGGGCGCTCGGCATCTCGTCGCGGACACGCTCGCCCGCGGTGCCCGAGGTGCCGCCCATCGCCGACGGGGGTGTCGAGGGTTACGCCTTCCAGGCGTGGCAAGGGCTGTTCGCGCCCAAGGCCACCACCGAGCGAACACTGCAGGCTCTCGAAGACGCCACGCTGCGCAGCCTGCGGTCGCACACCGTCCGGCAGCGGCTGGAGGGGCTCGGCCTGGAGGTCGCCGCCCAGGGCCGTGCCGAGTTCCAGGCGTTGATCGCGCAGGAGTCGCGGTTCTGGGAGGCGATGGTGCGCAAGGGCCTGTTCAAGACCGGCTGA
- a CDS encoding tripartite tricarboxylate transporter substrate binding protein: MSRLRVHHRVHLPAPLRVLVVALLLALTAPFATAAYPDRPIQLVVPFAAGSPPDVLARVLAEGWRRSGFAEVVVVNQPGAGGSLAVSRVAKAPPDGHTLVVAGDAALVVNPALSPEPALSPLQDLTPISQLVVTPTLLVVGKDHPARSVAELVAAARAQPGTVSFASAGAGTSSRRNGELLQRAAGLTLTHVPYKTSPLTDVAEGRVTLFFANPATAAPLVAADRLRVLAVAARERLAAWPQVPTMAEAGWPQVDSLAWFGLVGPAGLPPEIAVRLRDEAARVLADPPSLQRLEGLGGRAVASTPAEFRSLLEAEVPRWRAFVREVGLQAD, from the coding sequence ATGTCCCGCCTGCGTGTCCACCACCGTGTCCACCTTCCTGCCCCGCTGCGGGTTCTGGTCGTTGCGCTCCTGCTGGCGCTGACCGCCCCATTCGCCACCGCGGCCTACCCGGATCGGCCCATCCAGCTGGTGGTGCCGTTCGCGGCCGGTTCCCCACCCGACGTCCTGGCCCGGGTGCTGGCGGAGGGGTGGCGGCGCTCGGGCTTCGCCGAGGTGGTGGTCGTCAACCAGCCCGGCGCGGGCGGCAGCCTGGCGGTGTCCCGCGTCGCCAAGGCGCCGCCCGACGGCCACACGCTCGTGGTGGCCGGCGATGCGGCGCTGGTGGTCAACCCGGCGCTGTCCCCCGAGCCGGCCCTGTCGCCGCTGCAGGACCTGACGCCGATCTCGCAGCTCGTGGTCACGCCCACCCTGCTGGTGGTGGGCAAGGACCATCCCGCCCGCAGCGTCGCGGAGCTCGTCGCCGCCGCGCGTGCGCAGCCCGGCACCGTCAGCTTCGCGTCGGCCGGCGCCGGCACCTCGTCCCGCCGCAACGGTGAGCTGCTGCAGCGCGCGGCGGGCCTGACCCTCACCCACGTGCCATACAAGACCAGCCCGTTGACGGACGTGGCCGAGGGCCGCGTCACGCTGTTCTTCGCCAACCCGGCCACCGCCGCACCGCTGGTGGCCGCGGACCGCCTGCGCGTGCTGGCGGTGGCGGCCCGCGAGCGGCTGGCCGCCTGGCCGCAGGTTCCGACCATGGCCGAAGCCGGCTGGCCGCAGGTGGACTCGCTGGCCTGGTTCGGCCTGGTCGGGCCGGCCGGACTGCCACCGGAAATCGCCGTCCGCCTGCGCGACGAAGCCGCCCGCGTGCTGGCCGACCCGCCATCGCTGCAACGGCTGGAAGGCCTCGGCGGCCGGGCGGTGGCGTCGACGCCGGCGGAGTTCCGCTCGCTGCTCGAGGCCGAGGTGCCGCGCTGGCGGGCGTTCGTCAGAGAGGTGGGCCTGCAGGCGGATTGA
- the eutC gene encoding ethanolamine ammonia-lyase subunit EutC, which produces MKGSSSRHPGGPGGRPPPSRPGIPSGDRPALPAGDGSAVTADPWQALRRHTPARIALGRSGVSVPTGELLRFGLAHAQARDAVLQPLDAAALERDFRGAGFEVLTTRSAAPDRATYLLRPDLGRRLDEAEIERLQSAGAPPCDLLLVAGDGLSALAVQRHALPLARAVRERTPAGWTLGPVVIATQARVALGDDIGQALGARLVAVLIGERPGLSSPDSLGVYLTWAPRRGRSDAERNCISNVRPQGLSSAHAADALWWLAQAAARLQATGVVLKDERGPSPPGAGAAGSDR; this is translated from the coding sequence ATGAAGGGTTCGAGCTCACGGCACCCTGGCGGGCCGGGCGGCCGGCCGCCCCCGAGCCGGCCCGGCATCCCCTCGGGCGATCGGCCGGCGCTCCCGGCGGGCGACGGGTCGGCCGTCACCGCCGATCCCTGGCAGGCACTGCGCCGCCACACGCCGGCGCGCATCGCGCTCGGCCGCAGCGGGGTCAGCGTGCCGACGGGCGAGCTGCTGCGCTTCGGCCTGGCGCATGCGCAGGCCCGCGACGCGGTGCTGCAACCGCTGGACGCGGCGGCGCTGGAACGCGACTTCCGCGGCGCGGGCTTCGAGGTGCTGACGACCCGCAGCGCCGCACCCGACCGGGCGACCTACCTGCTGCGGCCCGACCTCGGTCGACGGCTCGACGAAGCCGAGATCGAGCGCCTGCAGTCCGCCGGTGCGCCGCCGTGCGACCTGCTGCTGGTGGCGGGTGACGGCCTGTCCGCGCTGGCGGTGCAGCGCCACGCGCTGCCGCTGGCCCGTGCGGTGCGCGAGCGCACGCCGGCCGGCTGGACGCTGGGCCCGGTCGTCATCGCCACCCAGGCCCGCGTCGCGCTGGGCGACGACATCGGCCAGGCGCTGGGGGCCCGGCTGGTGGCGGTGCTCATCGGCGAGCGGCCCGGCCTGAGCTCGCCGGACAGCCTCGGCGTCTACCTCACCTGGGCGCCGCGCCGCGGCCGCAGCGACGCCGAACGCAACTGCATCTCCAACGTCCGGCCGCAGGGCCTGAGCTCCGCGCACGCGGCCGACGCGCTGTGGTGGCTGGCGCAGGCGGCGGCGCGCCTGCAGGCCACCGGCGTGGTGCTGAAGGACGAGCGCGGCCCTTCCCCACCGGGCGCCGGGGCCGCCGGCAGCGATCGCTAA
- a CDS encoding winged helix-turn-helix domain-containing protein: protein MARDKDASRASVDPTPLRVGRWRVDPATDSIALDGRTCKLEPRTMRLLLVLAARPGDVLRSDELLDAVWPGVVVTGQSLYQAVGELRSMLKADAATGEFIANVPRKGYRLVAPVARLPDAVASATPAPPPLDARQTIAVLPFRDLGLSAALGFLRETLLAGLVLELSRQPNLAPIARGTMLSYADRPVPPRQVAADLGVRYVLDGTMAQLGDELHIGCELVDARSEAVVASEAMRLPVGEWPALTQHVVGRLARAARLQLSDHASSTVDASPADGVSALQLSRRAWVELYCRPQTRQTNDRAWRWALEAVQRDGSVGAAWNALGYCEWRAAQYGWSERDRGALLDDAVAHAQQATVLAPSDPDACYTLGLVTYTRGELERGAANLRHCLDISASYAPAHGMLGLVRAVQGHPEETAELCRRAFALSPREPLRATWHWTEACALSMLGRDAEAFERACLGIAANPDYPACYLVAAVAARRLGKSDEAARYATVLRGGAFHSIARLRAMLPPMRVEPWASRFLEDLEAAGVPAR, encoded by the coding sequence ATGGCCCGCGACAAGGACGCTTCCCGCGCCAGCGTCGATCCGACGCCGCTGCGGGTCGGTCGCTGGCGCGTCGATCCGGCCACCGACTCGATCGCGCTGGACGGGCGCACCTGCAAGCTGGAGCCGCGGACCATGCGCCTGCTGCTCGTGCTGGCGGCCCGGCCGGGCGACGTGCTGCGCAGCGACGAACTGCTCGATGCGGTGTGGCCGGGGGTGGTGGTGACAGGCCAGTCGCTGTACCAGGCGGTGGGCGAACTGCGGTCGATGCTCAAGGCCGATGCCGCCACGGGCGAGTTCATCGCCAACGTGCCGCGCAAGGGCTACCGGCTGGTGGCCCCGGTGGCGCGCCTGCCGGACGCGGTGGCGTCCGCCACGCCGGCGCCTCCACCGCTCGACGCCCGGCAGACGATCGCCGTGCTGCCGTTCCGCGACCTCGGGCTGTCGGCGGCGTTGGGTTTCCTGCGCGAGACGCTGCTGGCCGGGCTGGTTCTCGAGCTGTCGCGCCAACCCAACCTGGCGCCCATCGCCCGCGGCACGATGCTGTCGTATGCCGACCGGCCGGTGCCCCCGCGCCAGGTGGCCGCCGACCTGGGCGTCCGCTACGTGCTGGACGGCACGATGGCGCAGCTGGGCGACGAGCTGCACATCGGCTGCGAACTGGTCGATGCGCGGTCCGAGGCCGTGGTCGCCAGCGAGGCCATGCGCCTGCCGGTGGGCGAATGGCCGGCGCTCACCCAGCACGTCGTCGGCCGGCTCGCGCGCGCCGCCCGCCTGCAGCTGTCGGACCATGCGTCGAGCACGGTGGACGCGTCGCCGGCCGACGGCGTGAGCGCCCTGCAGCTGTCGAGGCGGGCCTGGGTCGAGCTGTACTGCCGGCCGCAGACGCGCCAGACCAACGACCGGGCGTGGCGCTGGGCGCTGGAGGCGGTGCAGCGGGACGGCTCGGTGGGGGCCGCCTGGAACGCCCTGGGCTACTGCGAGTGGCGGGCGGCGCAGTACGGCTGGTCGGAACGCGACCGCGGCGCACTGCTGGACGACGCCGTGGCGCATGCGCAGCAGGCCACCGTACTGGCACCGTCGGACCCCGACGCCTGCTACACCCTGGGCCTGGTCACCTACACCCGCGGGGAGCTCGAGCGCGGTGCGGCCAACCTGCGGCACTGCCTGGACATCAGCGCGTCGTACGCGCCGGCGCACGGCATGCTGGGCCTGGTGCGGGCGGTGCAGGGGCATCCCGAAGAGACCGCCGAGCTGTGCCGTCGCGCCTTCGCCCTCAGCCCCCGCGAGCCGCTGCGTGCCACCTGGCACTGGACCGAGGCCTGCGCGCTGTCGATGCTGGGCCGCGATGCGGAGGCCTTCGAGCGCGCCTGCTTGGGCATCGCCGCCAACCCGGACTATCCGGCGTGCTACCTGGTGGCCGCCGTGGCGGCGCGCCGCCTGGGCAAGTCGGACGAGGCGGCCCGCTACGCCACCGTCCTGCGCGGCGGGGCGTTCCACAGCATCGCGCGCCTGCGCGCCATGCTGCCGCCGATGCGGGTGGAGCCCTGGGCGTCGCGTTTCCTCGAGGACCTGGAAGCGGCGGGCGTGCCGGCGCGCTGA
- a CDS encoding Tex family protein — MDQKILLQIADELKVAPRQVKTAVELLDGGATVPFIARYRKEATEGLDDVQLRELEARLGYLRELEERRAAVIQSVADQGKLTPELRAALDAAPTKQELEDLYLPYKPRRRTKGMIAREAGLEPLADKLFADPSLDPQAEAAAFVNAEGGFADALAVLDGVRDLLSERWAEDAALVGGLREWLWAEGRLTSRKAEGKDEQVPDVAKYRDYFDYDEPIARVPSHRALAVFRGRTQEVLDARLVVGEEVAAGQPTGAKATPSVSVAEGRIAHHLGWRHQQRPGDELIRKAIAWTWKVKLSLSLERDLFSRLREEAEKVAIKVFAENLRDLLLAAPAGKRVVMGLDPGIRTGVKVAVVSDTGKVLGTSTVYPHEPRRDWEGSIHTLAQLCAQHGVNLIAIGNGTASRETDKLAADLIKRLESLAPGATVQKVVVSEAGASVYSASEFASQELPELDVSLRGAVSIARRLQDPLAELVKIDPKSIGVGQYQHDVNQGALARTLDAVVEDCVNGVGVDLNTASAPLLSRVSGLSGTVAASIVRWRDANGAFRSRQQLLKVPGLGPKTFEQAAGFLRIRDGENPLDMSGVHPETYPVVEKIIAAAGRPIGELIGAADVLRTLKPEAFADERFGAITVRDILAELEKPGRDPRPDFKVARFNDGVEDIADLREGMVLEGTVSNVAQFGAFVDLGVHQDGLVHVSQLANKFVNDAREVVKAGDIVKVRVLEVDLQRKRIALTMKLDAPAGRPGGGARDANGFRPAGRQERAPSRAAAQPAGQSAMAAAFAKLQGRR; from the coding sequence TTGGACCAGAAGATCCTGTTGCAGATCGCGGACGAGCTGAAGGTCGCGCCGCGCCAAGTCAAGACCGCCGTCGAGCTGCTCGACGGTGGGGCCACCGTCCCCTTCATCGCCCGTTACCGCAAGGAGGCCACCGAGGGCCTGGACGACGTCCAGCTGCGCGAGCTGGAAGCCCGCCTGGGGTACCTGCGCGAGCTGGAGGAGCGCCGCGCCGCGGTGATCCAGAGCGTCGCCGACCAGGGCAAGCTGACGCCGGAACTGCGTGCCGCGCTGGACGCCGCGCCGACCAAGCAGGAACTCGAAGACCTGTACCTGCCCTACAAGCCCAGGCGCCGCACCAAGGGCATGATCGCCCGCGAGGCGGGGCTGGAGCCGCTGGCCGACAAGCTCTTCGCCGACCCGTCGCTGGACCCGCAGGCCGAGGCCGCGGCGTTCGTCAACGCCGAAGGCGGCTTCGCCGACGCGCTGGCCGTGCTGGACGGCGTGCGCGACCTGCTGTCCGAGCGCTGGGCGGAGGATGCGGCGCTGGTCGGCGGCCTGCGCGAATGGCTGTGGGCCGAGGGTCGGCTGACGTCGAGGAAGGCCGAGGGCAAGGACGAGCAGGTGCCCGACGTGGCCAAGTACCGCGACTACTTCGACTACGACGAGCCGATCGCCCGCGTGCCGTCGCACCGGGCGCTGGCGGTCTTCCGCGGCCGCACGCAGGAGGTGCTGGACGCCAGGCTGGTGGTCGGCGAGGAGGTCGCGGCCGGGCAACCCACGGGCGCGAAGGCGACCCCTTCGGTGTCGGTGGCCGAAGGCCGCATCGCCCACCACCTGGGCTGGCGCCACCAGCAGCGCCCCGGCGACGAGCTGATCCGCAAGGCCATCGCCTGGACGTGGAAGGTCAAGCTCTCGCTGAGCCTGGAGCGCGACCTGTTCTCACGCCTTCGTGAAGAGGCCGAGAAGGTGGCCATCAAGGTCTTCGCCGAGAACCTGCGCGACCTGCTGCTGGCCGCGCCGGCCGGCAAGCGCGTGGTCATGGGCCTGGACCCCGGCATCCGCACCGGCGTGAAGGTGGCGGTGGTCAGCGACACCGGCAAGGTGCTGGGCACGTCCACCGTCTACCCGCACGAGCCGCGGCGCGACTGGGAAGGCTCCATCCACACCCTGGCCCAGCTGTGCGCGCAGCATGGCGTGAACCTGATCGCCATCGGCAACGGCACCGCCAGCCGCGAGACCGACAAGCTGGCGGCGGACCTCATCAAGCGCCTCGAGTCGCTGGCCCCCGGCGCCACCGTGCAGAAGGTGGTGGTCAGCGAGGCCGGCGCGTCGGTCTACTCCGCCAGCGAGTTCGCCAGCCAGGAACTGCCGGAGCTCGACGTCAGCCTGCGCGGCGCGGTGTCGATCGCGCGCCGGCTGCAGGACCCGCTGGCCGAGCTGGTGAAGATCGACCCGAAGAGCATCGGCGTCGGCCAGTACCAGCACGACGTCAACCAGGGCGCGCTGGCGCGCACGCTGGACGCGGTGGTCGAGGACTGCGTCAACGGCGTGGGCGTGGACCTGAACACCGCGTCGGCGCCGCTGCTGTCGCGGGTGTCGGGGCTGTCGGGCACGGTGGCGGCCAGCATCGTGCGCTGGCGCGACGCCAACGGCGCCTTCCGCAGCCGCCAGCAACTGCTGAAGGTGCCGGGGCTGGGGCCGAAGACCTTCGAGCAGGCCGCGGGCTTCCTGCGCATCCGCGACGGCGAGAACCCGCTCGACATGAGCGGCGTGCACCCCGAGACCTACCCGGTGGTGGAGAAGATCATCGCCGCCGCCGGCCGCCCGATCGGCGAGCTGATCGGCGCCGCCGACGTGCTGCGCACGTTGAAGCCCGAGGCCTTCGCCGACGAGCGCTTCGGCGCCATCACGGTGAGGGACATCCTCGCCGAGCTGGAGAAGCCGGGCCGCGACCCGCGGCCGGACTTCAAGGTGGCGCGCTTCAACGACGGCGTGGAGGACATCGCCGACCTCCGGGAGGGCATGGTGCTCGAGGGCACGGTGAGCAACGTCGCCCAGTTCGGCGCCTTCGTCGACCTGGGCGTGCACCAGGACGGGCTGGTGCACGTCAGCCAGCTCGCCAACAAGTTCGTCAACGACGCGCGCGAGGTGGTCAAGGCGGGCGACATCGTCAAGGTGCGGGTGCTGGAGGTGGACCTGCAGCGCAAGCGCATCGCGCTGACGATGAAGCTCGACGCGCCGGCCGGCCGCCCCGGCGGCGGTGCACGGGACGCCAACGGCTTCAGGCCCGCCGGCCGGCAGGAACGGGCGCCTTCGCGCGCCGCCGCGCAGCCCGCCGGCCAGAGCGCCATGGCGGCGGCCTTCGCCAAGCTGCAAGGGCGGCGCTGA